The sequence TGTACAGCGGCAGTTGAGCCCGGCCATCTTTTGCCCATCCTTATTGGTAAAAATGTTGGCACTTGGAAAACCCTCTATAAATACGAGTCTTCCCTTGGTAAGGTATTCGGCCAGCCTGGTATTGTCGGTCCAGTACCCGCAGTTTACCCATATTGTTTTTTCTACTTTCTTGCCGGTTTGCGGATCCTTAAACCTTTCGGAATGGGCTACACTGAAGTTGATTACTTTACGGTCGTTGACCTGATTGATTTTTGCTTCCTGGCCAATATGGCCAATAATTTGAATTTTTAACATAGCTTTGTTTGTTTTAATTGGTTGGTAATAAGAGATTATCTTTTAACCAGGATTCGTACCTGGCAAGTAAAGTTTTTGCTTTTTTTCTGTAGTGCTCTGATTGCGCGTTTAATTTTATATAAGCCAGATTGGCCACACTTATAGCATTAAATTGCTTGAAAATAAAATCATCGCTTTTTTCGCTGAAGGGTAAAAATGCCAGCTTTAAAAAATGCTGGTCTTTAATGTATTCGACTGTGGCCCTGTTGGCATACCTCGCTTTTCTATAGTCGGGATATGTCATTATTCTATACCTTAAATACCTGTAGGTTTTAAATGAATAACGCAATCC comes from Lentimicrobiaceae bacterium and encodes:
- a CDS encoding single-stranded DNA-binding protein, with the protein product MLKIQIIGHIGQEAKINQVNDRKVINFSVAHSERFKDPQTGKKVEKTIWVNCGYWTDNTRLAEYLTKGRLVFIEGFPSANIFTNKDGQKMAGLNCRCTNIQLLGKNEKKEEGAHQPGTPEENTDEFEKFMNAPADKEVF